The window TGGTGTCCCAGATCTGGTAGAGCCCCTCGGCGACGTCGGCACCGTTCTCGTGCGAGATCTTGGTCGCGTGCACCAGCAGGTCGCCCTTGTCGGACAGGGCGACCGACAGCGGGTCGACCGCGCAGGCCGAGGCCCAGGATCCGCTCTGCCCGCCGGTCGGGACCAGGTCGACGGCGGGACCGGGCACGCGGGCACTGGCCTTGGCGATCCGCGCGGCGCGGGTGCCGGCCGTCCGGGCGGCGGCGTCGGAGAGATCGGGTACGGCGAAGAAGCCCCAACTCGAGCCGACCAGCGCCCGTACGCCGATGCCGGCGTCCTCGTCCTGGGACAGTTCCTCGATCTCGCCGTTGCGGGCGGACATCGACTCGTAGCGCCGGTGCATCACCCGCGCGTCGGCGTAGCGCGCGCCCGCGTCCAGCGCTGCCTGCACCGCGGCCGTGGCCACGTCGAAGTGGGTCATGACCCGACCCTAAACGAGATCGCCGCTCAGCGGCGGGGCAGCAGGGCGGTCGGGTTGATCTCGGCGGTCACCGGTTCGGTGAGGTGCAGGGTGTCGCCGGGCTTGGTCACCGACTGCTCGACGTAGTGGCTGCCCTGGAGTCGGTAGAGGTGCAGTGCCCCGGTGTCCTGCTCGACCAGGAGGTACCAGGGGATGCCGGCGGCGGCGTAGTAGTGCATCTTCAGCACCTTGTCGGCGGACGCGTTGCTCGGCGAGATGATCTCGCAGACCAGGTGTACGTCGGCGGCCTCGACGACCGGCTGGTCGAAGTCGATCTCTCCGGTGATGACCAGGTCCGGGATGGGCATCCGGCCCGGTCGGAGCCGGACGTTCACCGCCTCCAGCACGTGCAGGCCGACAGTCTCCGCGCCCGGGTCGAGGGCGCCTGCCAGCCGCCGCGAGAGGTGCTGGTGGCGGGGGGTGGGTGCCGGGGTCACGTAAAGGCTCCCGTCGAACAGTTCCACGCGTTCCGGAGTTTCGCCGAGCGCCAGGTACTCCGCTTCGGTCCACGGCCCGGCGTGCCCGAACAGCGCCGAGGTCATGGTCACCTCCGACTTTTCCCGGCGAACAGCGTCGCATGGCGACTTTCCGCTGCTCAGTCTCGCACAGACGCACGATTTACGAGGTCCGCGAAGCCGCGAGGATTCGGCGGCTATGGGTCACGCACGGTAATGGTCGATCAGATCTTGCGGGGCGCGGTGGGAGCGGGTGGGGCGGAGTCGTCGGGGGTTGCGCGATCCGGTTTACGGGTTGTCCGGTGGCCGGTTCGGTCGGGGGTTGTCAACGCGTCAGCCAGTTATGTTAACGGTTCAATCGCGGTGGAATCAGGACAGTGGGCTGAGACCGTCCTCGATGCGGAGTCGTTACTGTTTGCCGGCTGACACGCCCGATTTTGTAGCTTAGTTTCGCCCTCTACCCCCGTCGTAGGCGTTTTCCGGCGACACGCACCGGGCTCACCGGCTGTGACGAACGGAGATCCAGTTCCGACGGGAGTGGAGAAAGGCGGTCGAGGAGCATGCCCGGATTACCGCGTCAGCGGGTGGACGACGGTCCATACCTGCGGGTCGATGACCTCAAGGTGCGCTTCGATACCCCGGACGGTTCGGTGCGTGCCGTGGACGGCGTCTCGTTCACCGTCGACCGTGGTCGTACGCTCGGCATCGTCGGCGAGTCGGGCTCCGGCAAGAGCGTGACCAGCCTGGCCGTACTCGGGTTGCACGACCCGAGGCGGACTCGGGTCAGCGGCGAGATCCGGGTGGGTGGGCGGGACATCGTCGGCCGACCGGAGGAGGAGATCCGCCGGCTGCGCGGGCGGGACATGGCAATGATCTTCCAGGATCCGCTGTCCGCACTCCATCCGTACTATTCGGTCGGGCGGCAGATCGGTGAGGCGTACCGGATCCACCATCCGGACGCGAGTCGGCGGCAGGCCCGCCAGCGGTCGATCGATCTGCTGGACCGGGTCGGTATTCCACAGCCGGACAAGCGGATCGACCAGTATCCACACGAGTTCTCCGGCGGCATGCGTCAACGGGCGATGATCGCGATGGCGCTGGTCAATGACCCGGACCTGCTGATCGCCGACGAACCCACCACCGCCCTCGACGTCACCGTGCAGGCCCAGATTCTCGACCTGCTGGCCGATCTCCAGGCCGAGTTCAACTCCGCGATCATCCTGATCACGCACGACCTCGGGGTGGTCAGCCAGGTGGCACACGAGGTCCTGGTGATGTACGGCGGACGGGCGGTCGAGCACGGCAGCGTCGAGCAGGTGCTCCGCCGGCCGCAGCATCCGTACACCTGGGGTCTGCTGGCAAGCGTGCCGTCGTTGCGCGGTGCGCCGGACGCGGACCTGGTGCCGATCGGTGGCAATCCGCCGAGTCTGATCAACCTGCCGCCGGGCTGCGCGTTCCACCCCCGGTGCCGGTACGCCGACCGCAACGGCGACCGGTCCCGCACCGACGTCCCGGAACTGCGGCAGGTGCAGGAACGCGGCCACCTGGTCGCCTGCCACCTGGCCGAGCCCGAACGCAAACGGCTCTACGCCGAGGAGATCGCCGCAGCGGGGGCCGACCGATGACCGAGCCGTTGCTGCGGGTCGAGGGACTCGTCAAACACTTCCCGGTACGCGGCGGCTGGCGCTCCCCGGCGCTGGTCCGTGCGGTCGACGGCGTCGACTTCGAGGTACGCGCCGGCGAGACGCTCGGCCTGGTCGGTGAGTCCGGGTGCGGCAAGACCACCACCGGTCGGATGCTGGTCCGGCTGCTCGAACCGAGCGGGGGACGGATCACCTTCGAGGGGCGGGACATCACCCACGCCCGACGTGGTGAGCTGCGCCCGCTCCGCCAGGACCTCCAGATCATCTTCCAGGACCCGTTCGCCTCGCTGAACCCGCGACACACGGTCGGCCGGATCGTGGCGATGCCGTTGCAGGTCAACGGGATCAAGCCGGCCGGCGGCGTCCGGGCGCGGGTACGCGAACTGCTGGAACTGGTCGGGCTGAACCCGGAGCACTACAACCGCTACCCGCACGAGTTCTCCGGCGGGCAACGACAGCGGATCGGGATCGCGCGGGCGCTGGCCCTGCAACCGAAGCTGATCGTCGCCGACGAGCCGGTCTCCGCGCTGGACGTGTCGATCCAGGCGCAGGTGATCAACCTGCTCCGGCAGTTGCAGCGCGAACTGGACCTCGGTTTTGTCTTCATCGCCCACGACCTCGCCGTGGTCCGGCACTTCTGCCAGCGGGTGGCGGTGATGTACCTCGGCAAGATCGTCGAGGTGGGCGACCGGGCCGACATCTACGCCCGGCCACAGCATCCGTACACCCGGGCTCTGCTCTCGGCCATCCCGGACGTCACCCGGCTGGGCCCGACCGGGCGGATCCGGCTCACCGGTGACGTACCGACGCCGTTGGATCCGCCGTCCGGGTGCCGGTTCCGGACCCGGTGCTGGAAGGCGCAGGAGATCTGCGCCTCGACCGAACCCGAACTCGTTTCGCGCGACGGCGGTCGGCAGCTCACCGCCTGCCACTTCCCGGAGAAGGGGGACCTGGCATGAGCGAGCAACAGGTGGTCGCGCAGGCGGCGGTGGTCGACGGCGCAGGCGGGCTGGAGCCGGGTGCCGTACCGGCCGGTGGCGGGGGGTTCGTCGGCCGGTCGCCGGGACAGCTCGCCTGGCTGCGGCTGCGCCGCGACCGGGTCGGCCTGGCCAGCGGCGGGGCACTGCTCTTTTTCATCCTGCTGGCCCTCGCCGCGCCGCTGGTCGAGCGGCTGTACGGCAAGGGCCCGCTGGAGCGGTTCCCGGAACGGCTGGACCGCAACGGGTTCCCGCTCGGGTACGCCGGGGTGGACGCCGACCACTGGCTCGGCATCCAGCCCAACCTGGGGCGGGACGTGTTCATCCAGCTCGTCTACGGGCTGCGTACGTCGCTGCTGGTGGCGTTCACCGCGGCCCTGCTCACCATCGGGCTCGGCATCCTGGTCGGAGTGGTCGCCGGTTACCTGGGCGGGCGGATCGACGCCGTGCTGACCTGGTTCATCGACCTGACCATGGCGTTCCCGTTCTTCATCTTCTGCTTCGCGTTCATCCCGGTCGCGGTCAACCAGTTCTACGGCGTACGCGACGCCGAGGCGTCCTGGTTCCGGCCGATGCTGCTGATCGCCATCTTCGTCCTGTTCAACTGGACCTACACCGCCCGGCTGGTCCGGGGACAGGTGCTGTCGCTGCGGGAGCGGGAGTTCGTCGACGCGGCCCGCGCCGCCGGGGCGGGACTCGGGCACATCCTGTTCCGGCAACTGCTGCCGAACCTGTGGGCGCCGATCCTGGTCACCTTCTCGCTGAACGTACCGGCGTTGATCACCGCCGAGGCCGCGCTGTCGTTCCTCGGCATCGGGATCCTCGAACCCACCCCGGACCTGGGTCGGTTGATCAGCGACAGCGTCGACTTCATCCGGGAGGTGCCGACCTTCACCATCGTCGGCGGCACCACGCTCTTCCTGCTCGTGCTCTCCTTCAACCTCTTCGGTGACGCGCTGCGGGATGCGCTGGACCCGAAGTCGACCCGATAGGGGGCGGCGACGATGCTCCGTTTCTTCGTACGGAAGCTGCTGCTCGCGGTGAGCACGCTGTTCGCGGTCAGCGTGCTGACGTTCGGACTCTTCTTCGCCGTACCGAACAATCCGGCCGAGCTGATGTGCGGCAACGGCAAGGTGTGCAGCCCGGAACGGCTGGAGATGATCGAGCGCCGGATGGGCCTGGACGTGCCGGTGCCGCAGCAGTACGGCGCCTTCATGAAGGGGATCTTCGCCGGTCGTACGATCGGCGAGGGTGACGCCGCCCGCGAGTGCCCTCGCCCCTGCCTGGGGTTCTCCTTCCGCAACGACGAACCGGTGTCGCGGATCGTCGGGCGGACCCTGCCGGTGACGCTGAGCCTGGTCGCCGGGGCGGCGGTGGTCTGGCTGCTGATCGGGGTCTCGGTCGGGATGATCTCGGCGCTGCGCCGGGGGACCGTGTTCGACCGGCTGGCGGTCGGCTTCTCGCTGGTCGGGGCGTCCATGCCGATCCTGCTCTTCGGGCCGCTGCTGCTGATCGTCTTCGTCTACGAGACCGGTTGGCTGAGCTATCCGCGTTACGTGCCGCTCACCGAGAACCCGTTGGCCTGGGCGAGCGCGATGATCCTGCCCTGGCTGGCGCTGGGCTTCCTCAACTCGGCCTCGTACGCCCGGCTGTCCCGGGCCCAGATGCTGGAGACGCTCACCGAGGACTTCGTCCGTACGGCGAGGGCGAAGGGCCTGCCCAAGGCCACCGTGTACGGCCGGCACGCGCTCCGGGCGGCGATCACCCCGATCGTCACCATCGCCGGGCTGGACCTCGGCACGTACCTCGGCGGCACGGTGATCA of the Micromonospora sp. NBC_01796 genome contains:
- a CDS encoding Uma2 family endonuclease, with the protein product MTSALFGHAGPWTEAEYLALGETPERVELFDGSLYVTPAPTPRHQHLSRRLAGALDPGAETVGLHVLEAVNVRLRPGRMPIPDLVITGEIDFDQPVVEAADVHLVCEIISPSNASADKVLKMHYYAAAGIPWYLLVEQDTGALHLYRLQGSHYVEQSVTKPGDTLHLTEPVTAEINPTALLPRR
- a CDS encoding ABC transporter ATP-binding protein — its product is MPGLPRQRVDDGPYLRVDDLKVRFDTPDGSVRAVDGVSFTVDRGRTLGIVGESGSGKSVTSLAVLGLHDPRRTRVSGEIRVGGRDIVGRPEEEIRRLRGRDMAMIFQDPLSALHPYYSVGRQIGEAYRIHHPDASRRQARQRSIDLLDRVGIPQPDKRIDQYPHEFSGGMRQRAMIAMALVNDPDLLIADEPTTALDVTVQAQILDLLADLQAEFNSAIILITHDLGVVSQVAHEVLVMYGGRAVEHGSVEQVLRRPQHPYTWGLLASVPSLRGAPDADLVPIGGNPPSLINLPPGCAFHPRCRYADRNGDRSRTDVPELRQVQERGHLVACHLAEPERKRLYAEEIAAAGADR
- a CDS encoding ABC transporter ATP-binding protein; this translates as MTEPLLRVEGLVKHFPVRGGWRSPALVRAVDGVDFEVRAGETLGLVGESGCGKTTTGRMLVRLLEPSGGRITFEGRDITHARRGELRPLRQDLQIIFQDPFASLNPRHTVGRIVAMPLQVNGIKPAGGVRARVRELLELVGLNPEHYNRYPHEFSGGQRQRIGIARALALQPKLIVADEPVSALDVSIQAQVINLLRQLQRELDLGFVFIAHDLAVVRHFCQRVAVMYLGKIVEVGDRADIYARPQHPYTRALLSAIPDVTRLGPTGRIRLTGDVPTPLDPPSGCRFRTRCWKAQEICASTEPELVSRDGGRQLTACHFPEKGDLA
- a CDS encoding ABC transporter permease, producing the protein MSEQQVVAQAAVVDGAGGLEPGAVPAGGGGFVGRSPGQLAWLRLRRDRVGLASGGALLFFILLALAAPLVERLYGKGPLERFPERLDRNGFPLGYAGVDADHWLGIQPNLGRDVFIQLVYGLRTSLLVAFTAALLTIGLGILVGVVAGYLGGRIDAVLTWFIDLTMAFPFFIFCFAFIPVAVNQFYGVRDAEASWFRPMLLIAIFVLFNWTYTARLVRGQVLSLREREFVDAARAAGAGLGHILFRQLLPNLWAPILVTFSLNVPALITAEAALSFLGIGILEPTPDLGRLISDSVDFIREVPTFTIVGGTTLFLLVLSFNLFGDALRDALDPKSTR
- a CDS encoding ABC transporter permease, translating into MLRFFVRKLLLAVSTLFAVSVLTFGLFFAVPNNPAELMCGNGKVCSPERLEMIERRMGLDVPVPQQYGAFMKGIFAGRTIGEGDAARECPRPCLGFSFRNDEPVSRIVGRTLPVTLSLVAGAAVVWLLIGVSVGMISALRRGTVFDRLAVGFSLVGASMPILLFGPLLLIVFVYETGWLSYPRYVPLTENPLAWASAMILPWLALGFLNSASYARLSRAQMLETLTEDFVRTARAKGLPKATVYGRHALRAAITPIVTIAGLDLGTYLGGTVITETIFGFTGLGKASLNAAINLDMPVVMATVLLAAVFIVAANVVVDALYAVIDPRVRLG